A stretch of DNA from Cellulomonas fengjieae:
GCGGGCGTGCTGCCCGACGTCGTCCACACGTCGCTGCTGCGCCGCGCCATCACCACCGCCAACCTCGCGCTCGACGCCGCCGACCGGCACTGGATCCCTGTCAAGCGCTCCTGGCGCCTGAACGAGCGGCACTACGGCGCTCTGCAGGGCAAGGACAAGAAGCAGACGCTCGAGGAGTACGGCGAGGAGCAGTTCATGCTCTGGCGCCGCTCCTACGACGTCCCGCCGCCGCCCATCGAGCTGGGCTCGGAGTACTCGCAGGACTCGGACCCGCGCTACGCCGGTGAGCCGATCCCGCGGGCGGAGGCCCTCGAGCAGGTCCTCGTCCGCGCGCTGCCGTACTGGGAGTCGGAGATCGTCCCCGACCTGCAGTCCGGCAAGACCGTCCTGGTCGCGGCGCACGGCAACTCGATCCGCGCCCTGGTCAAGCACCTGGACGACGTGGACAGCGCGACGATCGCCGGGATCAACATCCCCACCGGCATCCCGCTGCTCTACACGATCGACGAGGAGACGCTGAAGCCCACCAACCCGGGCGGCACGTACCTCGACCCCGAGGCCGCCGCGGAGGCCATCAAGGCCGTCGCCAACCAGGGCCGCTGA
This window harbors:
- a CDS encoding phosphoglyceromutase, encoding MTYTLVLLRHGESEWNAKNLFTGWVDVPLSEKGVAEAKRGGTLLTDAGVLPDVVHTSLLRRAITTANLALDAADRHWIPVKRSWRLNERHYGALQGKDKKQTLEEYGEEQFMLWRRSYDVPPPPIELGSEYSQDSDPRYAGEPIPRAEALEQVLVRALPYWESEIVPDLQSGKTVLVAAHGNSIRALVKHLDDVDSATIAGINIPTGIPLLYTIDEETLKPTNPGGTYLDPEAAAEAIKAVANQGR